From Sporosarcina sp. 6E9, a single genomic window includes:
- the hisB gene encoding imidazoleglycerol-phosphate dehydratase HisB, translating to MRSSSISRATAETSISLDFAIDGSGETDIQTGVGFFDHMLTLFTKHGLFDLKVACDGDIEVDQHHTVEDIGIVLGQAFYKSIGTKEGIDRYATVSIPMDEALSTVSIDISGRPFFVYHVEGLKDKVGQFDTELVEEFFQAFVSNAKVTLHINLQYGKNTHHIIESIFKAFGRALSAASKINPDVKGVPSTKGLL from the coding sequence ATGCGTAGTTCATCAATTTCAAGAGCAACTGCTGAAACATCAATTTCATTAGATTTTGCGATTGATGGTAGTGGAGAAACAGATATTCAAACAGGTGTTGGTTTTTTTGATCATATGCTGACTTTATTTACGAAGCATGGTTTATTCGATTTGAAAGTTGCGTGTGATGGGGATATTGAGGTTGACCAACATCACACGGTTGAAGATATTGGAATCGTATTGGGACAAGCATTCTATAAGAGCATTGGAACGAAAGAAGGCATTGACAGATATGCGACTGTGTCGATTCCGATGGATGAGGCTTTGTCGACTGTGTCGATTGATATAAGTGGGCGTCCGTTTTTCGTTTATCATGTCGAAGGATTGAAAGACAAAGTGGGGCAGTTCGATACAGAACTAGTCGAAGAGTTTTTCCAGGCATTTGTGAGCAACGCAAAAGTGACGTTACATATCAATTTGCAGTATGGGAAAAACACGCACCATATTATTGAATCGATATTTAAAGCGTTTGGAAGGGCTTTAAGCGCAGCTAGTAAGATTAATCCAGATGTTAAAGGGGTTCCTTCGACAAAGGGA
- the hisD gene encoding histidinol dehydrogenase, producing MKILTGEQYEIELNKSDTTIGSHEDLDRTVLKIIEQVRERGDEALIEYTAQFDKVELDNLLVSQEEFIEARALVSDEFIVAIKKAHENISAFHEEQTEKSWFTTKASGIFLGQKITPLARVGIYVPGGKATYPSTVLMNAIPAKIAGVKNIAITTPAGQDGKINPHVLVAAAEVGIETIYKVGGAQAVAALAYGTETVQKVAKIVGPGNAYVARAKKWVFGDVAIDMIAGPSEICVVADETAVPRYVAADLLSQAEHDEQATAVCITTSQSFAEELSEEVKKQTALSERKSIIEKSIEDNGRIVRVDSLNEAFELVNILAPEHLQLMVENPMEQMQFIDNAGAIFLGNHSPEALGDYIAGPNHTLPTSGTSTFSSPLGVYDFIKRSSIIHYSEEALRDVSDDIITLANAEGLSAHANSIAIRKADK from the coding sequence TTGAAAATACTTACTGGCGAACAATATGAGATTGAATTAAATAAGAGCGATACAACAATCGGTAGTCATGAAGATTTAGATCGAACTGTGCTGAAAATTATCGAACAGGTTCGAGAAAGAGGTGACGAAGCGCTTATCGAATACACGGCTCAATTTGACAAGGTGGAGCTGGATAATTTACTCGTCTCCCAAGAGGAATTCATTGAGGCGAGAGCGTTAGTCAGTGATGAATTTATAGTCGCAATCAAGAAAGCCCATGAAAATATTAGCGCTTTTCATGAGGAGCAAACTGAAAAATCTTGGTTTACAACGAAAGCGAGTGGTATATTTCTAGGACAAAAAATAACACCTCTCGCTCGTGTAGGAATCTATGTCCCTGGTGGAAAGGCAACGTATCCTTCAACGGTTTTGATGAATGCGATCCCTGCAAAAATAGCCGGCGTAAAAAACATTGCGATTACAACGCCAGCGGGGCAAGACGGAAAGATCAATCCGCATGTTCTAGTTGCCGCCGCTGAAGTCGGGATTGAAACGATTTATAAAGTTGGTGGTGCACAAGCCGTTGCGGCATTGGCATATGGAACGGAGACGGTACAAAAAGTTGCGAAGATTGTTGGCCCTGGAAATGCGTATGTTGCACGTGCGAAAAAGTGGGTGTTCGGTGATGTCGCGATTGATATGATTGCAGGTCCTAGTGAAATTTGTGTTGTCGCCGATGAAACCGCAGTACCCAGATACGTGGCAGCGGATTTATTGTCACAAGCGGAGCATGATGAACAAGCGACAGCGGTTTGTATCACGACAAGTCAATCTTTTGCGGAGGAATTAAGTGAAGAAGTAAAGAAACAAACGGCTTTATCAGAACGGAAGTCTATTATTGAAAAATCGATTGAAGATAATGGACGGATTGTACGCGTCGATTCATTAAATGAAGCATTTGAATTGGTTAATATACTTGCCCCGGAACATTTACAGCTAATGGTTGAAAATCCGATGGAACAAATGCAATTTATCGATAATGCGGGTGCGATTTTCTTAGGGAACCACTCACCAGAAGCCTTGGGTGATTATATAGCAGGTCCAAATCACACATTACCGACTAGTGGCACATCAACATTTTCCTCGCCGCTTGGTGTGTATGACTTCATTAAACGATCAAGTATCATTCATTATTCCGAGGAAGCATTACGGGATGTTTCGGATGATATCATTACTTTGGCAAATGCAGAAGGGTTATCGGCCCATGCAAATTCAATTGCGATTCGAAAGGCGGACAAATAA